The following proteins are encoded in a genomic region of Cellulomonas sp. ES6:
- a CDS encoding O-succinylhomoserine sulfhydrylase: MRPAPGPGDWRDERLPRASLRPDSLAVRGGTVRSGFQETSEALFLTQGYVYERAADAEAAFAGEADRFLYSRYGNPTVSTFEERLRLLEGAEACYATASGMSAVFTALAALVRSGSRVVAARALFGSSVVIFDEVLAGWGVRTDYVDGHVPEQWEAALATPADVVFFETPSNPMQDLVDIAAVSRLAHAAGAVVVVDNVFATPVLSRPLELGADVVVYSATKHIDGQGRVLGGAILGTDAYVHGPVQTLIRNTGPSLSAFNAWVLLKGLETLSLRVRHQTASALALAGWLEEHPAVSGVRYPYLPSHPQHALALAQQDGGGTVVTFGLRVPEDAGPDEAKRATFAVLDALRVIDISNNLGDAKSLVTHPATTTHRKLGPAGRAAVGIAESTVRLSVGLEDVADLHDDLAQALDTLPA, from the coding sequence GTGAGGCCCGCCCCCGGACCCGGCGACTGGCGCGACGAGCGGCTCCCCCGGGCGTCGCTGCGCCCCGACTCGCTCGCCGTGCGCGGCGGCACGGTCCGGTCCGGGTTCCAGGAGACGTCCGAGGCGCTGTTCCTCACGCAGGGCTACGTCTACGAGCGCGCCGCCGACGCCGAGGCGGCGTTCGCGGGTGAGGCCGATCGGTTCCTGTACTCCCGCTACGGCAACCCGACGGTGTCGACGTTCGAGGAGCGGCTGCGGCTGCTGGAGGGTGCCGAGGCCTGCTACGCCACCGCGTCCGGCATGTCCGCGGTGTTCACGGCGCTCGCCGCCCTGGTCCGCTCCGGGTCGCGCGTCGTCGCCGCCCGGGCGCTGTTCGGGTCCTCCGTGGTGATCTTCGACGAGGTCCTCGCGGGCTGGGGCGTGCGCACCGACTACGTGGACGGGCACGTCCCGGAGCAGTGGGAGGCGGCGCTCGCGACCCCCGCCGACGTGGTGTTCTTCGAGACCCCGTCGAACCCGATGCAGGACCTCGTCGACATCGCGGCCGTCAGCCGGCTCGCGCACGCCGCCGGGGCGGTCGTCGTCGTCGACAACGTGTTCGCCACCCCGGTGCTGTCGCGGCCCCTGGAGCTCGGCGCGGACGTGGTCGTCTACTCGGCGACCAAGCACATCGACGGGCAGGGGCGGGTGCTCGGCGGGGCGATCCTCGGCACCGACGCGTACGTGCACGGACCGGTGCAGACGCTGATCCGCAACACCGGGCCGTCGCTGTCGGCGTTCAACGCGTGGGTGCTGCTCAAGGGCCTGGAGACGCTGTCGCTGCGGGTCCGCCACCAGACCGCGTCCGCCCTCGCGCTGGCCGGCTGGCTGGAGGAGCACCCCGCCGTGTCCGGCGTGCGCTACCCGTACCTGCCGTCCCACCCGCAGCACGCCCTCGCGCTGGCGCAGCAGGACGGCGGCGGGACGGTCGTGACGTTCGGGCTGCGGGTGCCGGAGGACGCGGGGCCGGACGAGGCGAAGCGCGCGACGTTCGCCGTGCTCGACGCGCTGCGGGTCATCGACATCTCGAACAACCTGGGCGACGCGAAGTCCCTGGTCACGCACCCGGCGACGACCACGCACCGCAAGCTCGGCCCGGCCGGGCGCGCGGCGGTCGGCATCGCGGAGTCCACGGTGCGGCTGTCCGTGGGCCTCGAGGACGTGGCGGACCTGCACGACGACCTCGCCCAGGCCCTCGACACGCTCCCGGCCTGA
- a CDS encoding rhodanese-like domain-containing protein, which yields MSAPYAGDLTPREAWDLLASDPRAVLVDVRTEGEWQTIGVPDTAELADGDERTAFVEWTDGTGRPNPAFLDGLAAAGIVAGEPRPVVFLCRSGVRSVAAATTATAAGLGPAYNVLTGFEGDVGPDGRRGHTGWRAAGLPWRDA from the coding sequence GTGAGCGCCCCGTACGCGGGTGACCTCACCCCGCGGGAGGCCTGGGACCTGCTGGCGTCCGACCCGCGCGCCGTCCTCGTGGACGTCCGCACGGAGGGCGAGTGGCAGACGATCGGCGTCCCGGACACCGCGGAGCTCGCCGACGGCGACGAGCGGACCGCGTTCGTCGAGTGGACCGACGGGACCGGCCGCCCCAACCCCGCGTTCCTCGACGGGCTCGCGGCCGCGGGGATCGTCGCGGGCGAGCCGCGCCCGGTGGTGTTCCTGTGCCGTTCGGGCGTCCGGTCGGTGGCCGCCGCGACGACGGCGACCGCCGCGGGCCTCGGCCCGGCGTACAACGTGCTGACCGGCTTCGAGGGCGACGTCGGCCCCGACGGGCGCCGCGGGCACACCGGCTGGCGCGCCGCCGGCCTGCCGTGGCGGGACGCGTGA
- a CDS encoding DUF1737 domain-containing protein: MTTTDDRLRYRLLTGPDDRTFCERVSAALDEGYVLHGSPAATFDGERVVVAQALVLPEAARARVVPA; the protein is encoded by the coding sequence ATGACGACGACCGACGACCGCCTGCGCTACCGGCTGCTGACCGGGCCGGACGACCGCACGTTCTGCGAGCGGGTGAGCGCCGCCCTCGACGAGGGCTACGTGCTGCACGGCAGCCCCGCCGCGACCTTCGACGGCGAGCGGGTGGTCGTCGCCCAGGCGCTCGTCCTGCCCGAGGCCGCGCGTGCCCGGGTGGTGCCGGCGTGA
- a CDS encoding aminotransferase class V-fold PLP-dependent enzyme yields the protein MSVSTLSCATALLPVVGGDTPVPLVDGRSVPYANLDYAASAPALEAVATRVVEVLPLYASVHRGAGYLSQVSTALYEASRAAVARFAGARPDDVAVITRNTTDALNLLAGCVPEGGRVLVLDVEHHANLLPWVRSVRGSGRVATILPVAATVAETLASLRAELARQPYALVTVTGASNVTGESLPLASVVALAQEGGARVAVDGAQLLPHRAFSLAESGVDYVAFSGHKTYAPFGAGALVGRRDWLDAGTPYLAGGGAVRDVRTDRTLWQPAPARHEGGSPNVLGAVALAEACDALSALPEGALAAHESALRDRLLDGLAAVPGVRVLRLWPDSADPVGVVSFTVGEHDPGLVAAYLSAEHGVGVRDGRFCAHPLLARVGVTGGAVRASVGVGTTAEVVDRLLDGLRAFVEHGPRARYEVVDGCWAVADDPRPRPAVTGIESIAATAAAACGPAVEV from the coding sequence ATGTCCGTCAGCACCCTGTCCTGCGCCACCGCCCTGCTGCCCGTGGTCGGGGGTGACACGCCCGTCCCGCTGGTCGACGGCCGGTCGGTGCCGTACGCCAACCTCGACTACGCCGCGTCCGCACCCGCCCTGGAGGCGGTGGCCACCCGCGTCGTCGAGGTGCTGCCGCTGTACGCGTCGGTGCACCGCGGCGCCGGGTACCTGTCCCAGGTGTCGACCGCCCTGTACGAGGCGTCCCGCGCGGCGGTCGCCCGGTTCGCCGGCGCCCGGCCCGACGACGTCGCCGTCATCACCCGGAACACCACCGACGCGCTGAACCTGCTGGCCGGCTGCGTCCCGGAGGGCGGGCGCGTGCTCGTGCTGGACGTCGAGCACCACGCGAACCTGCTGCCCTGGGTGCGGTCTGTGCGCGGGTCGGGCCGGGTCGCGACGATCCTGCCGGTGGCGGCGACCGTCGCGGAGACGCTCGCGTCGCTCCGCGCGGAGCTCGCCCGGCAGCCGTACGCGCTCGTCACGGTGACCGGGGCCTCCAACGTGACCGGGGAGTCGCTGCCGCTGGCGTCCGTGGTCGCGCTCGCGCAGGAGGGTGGGGCGCGGGTCGCGGTCGACGGGGCGCAGCTGCTGCCGCACCGGGCGTTCTCGCTCGCGGAGTCGGGGGTCGACTACGTGGCGTTCTCCGGGCACAAGACGTACGCGCCGTTCGGCGCCGGCGCGCTCGTCGGCCGGCGCGACTGGCTGGACGCCGGCACGCCGTACCTCGCGGGCGGCGGCGCCGTCCGGGACGTGCGCACCGACCGCACGCTGTGGCAGCCGGCGCCCGCCCGGCACGAGGGCGGCTCCCCGAACGTGCTGGGCGCGGTGGCGCTCGCGGAGGCGTGCGACGCCCTGTCCGCCCTGCCCGAGGGCGCGCTGGCGGCGCACGAGTCGGCGCTGCGCGACCGGCTGCTCGACGGCCTCGCGGCGGTCCCCGGCGTGCGGGTGCTGCGGCTGTGGCCGGACTCCGCCGACCCGGTCGGCGTCGTGTCGTTCACCGTGGGGGAGCACGACCCGGGCCTCGTCGCCGCGTACCTCTCGGCCGAGCACGGGGTGGGCGTCCGCGACGGCCGGTTCTGCGCGCACCCGCTGCTGGCGCGCGTCGGCGTGACGGGCGGTGCGGTCCGGGCGTCGGTCGGGGTCGGGACGACGGCCGAGGTCGTGGACCGGCTGCTCGACGGCCTGCGCGCCTTCGTCGAGCACGGCCCGCGCGCCCGCTACGAGGTCGTCGACGGCTGCTGGGCGGTGGCCGACGACCCGCGTCCGCGGCCGGCGGTCACGGGCATCGAGTCCATCGCGGCGACGGCGGCGGCCGCGTGCGGCCCGGCCGTGGAGGTCTGA
- a CDS encoding pentapeptide repeat-containing protein yields the protein MTTPREDVLEPWTGTWQPEGDYDRLLLDGLDLSGADGEGARLVECLLRGCDLEGATLDHARLVDTTLADCRAGAVRARGGSWRDVALRGCRFGAVEAFGGTWDRVTVEGGKIDYLNLRDSRVQDLRFTGCTIGDLDLAGVRAARVTFADCRVGRLDVTRAQLRDTDLRGAELAGVDGIAGLRGTTISREQLLDLSEVLAAHLGVTVD from the coding sequence ATGACCACCCCCCGCGAGGACGTGCTGGAGCCCTGGACCGGGACCTGGCAGCCGGAGGGCGACTACGACCGCCTGCTGCTCGACGGCCTCGACCTCTCCGGTGCCGACGGCGAGGGCGCCCGGCTCGTCGAGTGCCTGCTGCGGGGCTGCGACCTGGAGGGCGCGACCCTCGACCACGCGCGCCTCGTCGACACCACGCTCGCGGACTGCCGGGCGGGCGCCGTGCGTGCGCGCGGGGGCTCGTGGCGGGACGTCGCGCTGCGGGGGTGCCGGTTCGGCGCCGTCGAGGCGTTCGGCGGCACCTGGGACCGGGTGACCGTCGAGGGCGGCAAGATCGACTACCTCAACCTGCGCGACTCCCGGGTGCAGGACCTGCGGTTCACCGGCTGCACGATCGGGGACCTGGACCTCGCGGGCGTGCGCGCCGCCCGCGTGACGTTCGCGGACTGCCGCGTCGGCCGGCTCGACGTCACGCGCGCCCAGCTCCGCGACACCGACCTGCGGGGCGCCGAGCTCGCCGGCGTCGACGGGATCGCGGGCCTGCGGGGCACGACGATCAGCCGCGAGCAGCTCCTGGACCTGTCCGAGGTGCTCGCCGCGCACCTCGGCGTGACGGTGGACTGA